From the genome of Prevotella herbatica, one region includes:
- the recQ gene encoding DNA helicase RecQ yields MTKEVNLTQQLKHYFGFDKFKGDQEAIINNLLDGNDTFVLMPTGGGKSLCYQLPSLIMEGTAIVISPLIALMKNQVDVINGMSEESGVAHYLNSSLNKASIQQVMDDVKSGVTKLLYVAPESLNKEENVEFLKSVKISFYAIDEAHCISEWGHDFRPEYRNIRPTIGKIGNAPVIALTATATDKVRTDIKKNLGISDAKEFKSSFNRANLYYEVRPKTQDIDKQIIKFIKQHEGKSGIIYCLSRKKVEELSEVLKTNEIKASPYHAGLDSSTRSQTQDDFLMERIDVIVATIAFGMGIDKPDVRFVIHYDIPKSLEGYYQETGRAGRDGGEGICIAFYAQKDLKKLEKFMEGKPVAEQDIGRQLLQETAAYAESSVCRRKMLLHYFGEEYNKENCHNCDNCLHPKDKIEASKDLLVVLKSILAIKENFRQEYIIDFVKGRGTDDIVSHHHDQLEEFGSGEDENPKLWNPVIRQALIAGYLKKDVENYGLLKVTAAGRRFIKNPEKFFIVMDNEFKDDYEEESGESVAAALDPELFIMLKNLRKSMAQKLNIPGYVIFQDQSLEQMATMYPITNEELQQIQGVGAGKAKRYGKEFLQLIKRHCDDNGIERAEELRVRTVAKKSVTKVKIIQSIDRQVALDDLADALGMELPELLDEIEAIVYSGTKINIDYFIEDVIDDDHIDDIYDYFNESETDNLEDAIEELGEDYSEDEIRLVRIKFLSEMAN; encoded by the coding sequence GTTGATGAAAAATCAAGTTGATGTTATCAATGGTATGAGTGAGGAATCAGGAGTCGCACATTATTTGAACTCATCACTAAATAAAGCATCTATACAACAGGTTATGGATGATGTAAAAAGTGGTGTTACGAAGTTGCTTTATGTAGCCCCGGAATCTCTTAACAAGGAAGAAAATGTTGAGTTTCTTAAATCAGTGAAGATATCATTTTATGCTATTGATGAGGCGCATTGTATTTCTGAGTGGGGACACGATTTCCGCCCAGAGTACAGAAATATCAGACCGACAATAGGTAAGATAGGTAATGCTCCCGTAATAGCGCTTACTGCAACTGCAACAGACAAAGTACGTACCGATATAAAGAAAAACCTTGGCATCTCTGATGCAAAGGAATTCAAAAGTTCTTTTAATAGAGCTAATCTATATTATGAGGTGCGTCCTAAAACACAGGATATTGATAAACAAATTATCAAATTTATCAAACAGCATGAAGGTAAGAGTGGTATCATATATTGTCTTTCTCGAAAAAAGGTTGAAGAACTTTCTGAAGTGCTCAAGACAAATGAAATAAAGGCATCTCCATATCATGCAGGACTTGACAGTTCAACACGCTCACAAACTCAGGATGATTTCCTGATGGAACGTATTGATGTAATTGTCGCTACAATAGCTTTTGGTATGGGCATAGATAAGCCAGATGTGCGCTTCGTAATACATTATGATATACCAAAAAGTCTTGAGGGATATTATCAGGAAACAGGTCGTGCAGGCCGTGATGGAGGGGAAGGTATATGTATAGCTTTCTATGCACAGAAAGACCTTAAAAAATTAGAGAAATTCATGGAGGGTAAACCTGTTGCCGAACAGGATATAGGTAGACAATTACTTCAGGAAACAGCTGCTTATGCGGAATCTTCTGTTTGCCGTCGCAAAATGTTACTTCATTATTTTGGCGAGGAGTATAATAAGGAAAATTGCCACAATTGCGATAATTGTCTTCACCCGAAAGATAAAATAGAAGCCAGTAAGGATTTGTTAGTGGTGTTGAAGTCAATCCTAGCAATAAAAGAAAACTTCCGTCAGGAATATATTATAGATTTTGTCAAAGGACGCGGAACAGATGATATCGTGTCTCATCATCATGATCAATTAGAAGAGTTCGGCTCAGGTGAAGACGAAAATCCAAAATTATGGAATCCTGTCATCCGTCAGGCACTTATAGCAGGCTATCTTAAAAAAGATGTTGAAAACTACGGATTATTAAAGGTTACTGCAGCCGGTAGACGCTTTATAAAAAATCCTGAGAAATTCTTTATTGTAATGGATAATGAATTTAAGGATGATTATGAGGAAGAAAGCGGAGAATCTGTAGCAGCGGCACTTGATCCGGAACTGTTTATAATGTTAAAGAACCTTCGTAAGAGTATGGCTCAGAAACTTAATATTCCAGGGTATGTTATTTTTCAGGACCAGTCTTTGGAGCAAATGGCTACAATGTACCCTATTACGAATGAAGAACTGCAACAGATTCAAGGAGTCGGAGCTGGTAAGGCAAAACGATATGGTAAAGAATTCCTTCAATTGATTAAGCGTCATTGTGACGATAACGGTATTGAGCGTGCAGAGGAACTTCGTGTGCGTACTGTTGCGAAGAAAAGTGTAACGAAAGTAAAGATAATACAGAGCATAGACCGCCAGGTTGCACTAGATGATCTTGCTGATGCCTTAGGTATGGAGCTTCCAGAACTCCTAGATGAAATTGAGGCAATAGTATATAGTGGAACTAAAATAAATATTGATTATTTCATTGAAGATGTTATAGACGATGATCATATAGACGATATCTATGATTATTTCAATGAGAGTGAAACCGATAATCTAGAGGATGCGATAGAAGAGTTGGGCGAAGATTATTCAGAAGATGAAATTCGTCTTGTAAGGATTAAATTTTTATCTGAAATGGCAAACTAA